A single genomic interval of Pochonia chlamydosporia 170 chromosome 7, whole genome shotgun sequence harbors:
- a CDS encoding carbohydrate-binding WSC domain-containing protein (similar to Metarhizium robertsii ARSEF 23 XP_007825650.1), producing the protein MFSNPLILIAAAAGSLACVIPPGTLPNNITQGFAIQVQNASYPIIHNRLMNLWAAGGGDQHLYLSPAGAPASDLTLVNGVITKLSNGQTIRAVINGEYTAFDNTTKMFMTERGDPRAIYDVAYGCNPDTDAVQTELVFKERTGLTGGHICVRLASGNRHEFRYSPPGNTAADNPSRVCIKVKLAVVRP; encoded by the exons ATGTTCTCCAATCCTTTGATtctcatcgccgccgccgcaggGTCACTGGCCTGTGTGATACCTCCCGGTACGCTTCCTAACAACATCACGCAAGGATTCGCGATCCAGGTTCAGAATGCGTCTTACCCAATCATTCACAACCGCCTTATGAACCTGTGGGCTGCGGGTGGTGGCGATCAGCACTTGTATCTCAGCCCGGCTGGCGCTCCTGCGAGCGACTTGACGCTTGTAAATGGTGTGATTACCAAGTTGAGCAATGGCCAGACTATTAGGGCTGTGATTAATGGCGAG TACACGGCCTTTGACAACACGACCAAGATGTTCATGACTGAACGTGGAGACCCACGAGCCATTTACGACGTCGCATATGGATGTAACCCAGATACAGACGCTGTGCAGACCGAATTGGTCTTCAAAGAACGTACTGGTCTCACAGGTGGGCACATCTGCGTGAGGCTCGCATCTGGGAACAGGCACGAGTTCCGCTACTCGCCTCCAGGCAATACGG CGGCCGATAATCCAAGCCGTGTATGCATTAAGGTGAAGCTAGCTGTGGTGCGTCCATAG
- a CDS encoding phosphotransferase enzyme family domain-containing protein, producing the protein MCTCAHDRPHELLQFVEGLNLQALCDVASELNKGLPCVAGGWSCGGYNIIQEVVFEDGSCWLARIPRPDNSVLHGQATSSYSAVLRYLKKKSSISVPTVFHHALSTDETNKVGAPYVLMEKLPGKQLPALGQTKDEPYDRDRPTRQEIRLTRKIHEQLTEIIIGLARHQFNRIGALHEDECGNFTVEEYFDPIWIGCSSERAKVFKSLRKCDRGPYDSITAYYLGIAELNYQQALTGPPEVYGPEGVDLYETLADMSLCIALPEFEKGPFVIAHNDLTLQNILVDDDFNITGILDFPGNIVPLPSLCVYPWMFHWNAWGAMCDREEFEKVFLSKHSDNEASPIASVASRRQIMADAINRNYFERSLLGSFAFVFVPTLHERLYGETYVYRKPDEVVESGTEESQPSSDGAQDSQPESNSSLASDAGEAIGRKSEPDSELNDFSNAESIITSTPPRAVTKSDALTQTEPSEVIPPHSTQLDSLESCSAELLEIVTAGKPKRSRRGLSSWWKGFMPGRTDGATRKRKSRFLYQLDKLGIRILNNVGMVREKWG; encoded by the exons ATGTGTACCTGCGCCCACGACAGGCCCCACGAGCTACTTCAGTTTGTTGAAGGTCTCAATCTCCAAGCTCTTTGTGATGTTGCCTCAGAATTGAACAAGGGTCTACCTTGCGTCGCTGGCGGATGGAGCTGTGGAG GTTATAATATAATACAGGAGGTCGTCTTCGAAGACGGCTCCTGCTGGTTAGCCAGAATACCTCGCCCTGACAACAGCGTCCTCCACGGCCAGGCGACAAGCTCCTACTCGGCAGTGTTACGATATctaaagaagaagagcagcatcTCAGTGCCAACTGTCTTCCATCATGCCCTGTCAACAGACGAAACAAACAAAGTAGGCGCACCGTATGTACTAATGGAGAAACTACCTGGAAAGCAGCTACCGGCTCTGGGACAAACAAAGGATGAGCCTTATGACCGGGACCGGCCGACACGGCAAGAAATACGGCTTACAAGGAAGATTCACGAGCAGCTGACAGAAATCATTATTGGACTGG CACGTCATCAGTTTAATCGGATTGGTGCATTACACGAAGACGAGTGCGGAAACTTTACAGTTGAAGAATACTTTGATCCAATCTGGATTGGGTGTTCGAGCGAGCGTGCCAAGGTTTTCAAGAGTTTACGAAAATGCGATCGCGGCCCATATGACAGCATCACGGCGTACTACTTGGGCATTGCCGAGCTCAACTACCAACAAGCTCTGACCGGACCACCCGAAGTATATGGCCCAGAAGGGGTGGACCTGTACGAGACGCTTGCCGATATGTCTCTTTGCATCGCCCTTCCGGAGTTTGAGAAAGGTCCATTCGTCATTGCACACAACGACTTGACACTCCAAAACATCCTG GTCGACGACGATTTCAACATTACGGGCATCTTGGACTTTCCAGGAAACATAGTCCCGTTACCATCTCTCTGCGTCTATCCGTGGATGTTTCACTGGAACGCATGGGGCGCCATGTGTGACAGAGAGGAGTTCGAAAAGGTTTTCCTTTCGAAACATTCAGACAATGAAGCTTCGCCAATTGCGTCTGTTGCTTCGCGCCGTCAGATAATGGCAGATGCCATAAACAGGAATTACTTTGAGCGATCATTGCTTGGGTCATTTGCATTTGTATTTGTTCCCACTCTGCATGAGAGACTGTACGGCGAGACGTATGTGTACAGGAAGCCagatgaggttgttgaatCTGGGACGGAAGAATCTCAGCCCTCTTCTGATGGTGCTCAGGACTCTCAACCTGAATCAAATAGCTCTCTGGCTTCCGATGCTGGTGAAGCCATTGGACGCAAGTCTGAGCCTGATTCTGAGTTGAATGATTTCAGTAATGCCGAGAGTATCATCACGAGCACACCCCCTAGAGCCGTGACGAAATCGGATGCACTGACCCAAACAGAGCCATCCGAGGTTATCCCACCTCACTCCACGCAGTTGGATTCTCTCGAATCCTGTTCTGCTGAATTGTTGGAAATAGTTACAGCTGGTAAACCCAAAAGGTCGAGACGAGGTCTATCCAGCTGGTGGAAGGGATTCATGCCCGGCAGAACCGATGGTGCAACAAGGAAACGCAAAAGTCGGTTTTTGTATCAGCTAGATAAACTTGGAATACGCATACTAAACAATGTCGGAATGGTTAGAGAGAAATGGGGTTAA
- a CDS encoding glutamine synthetase (similar to Exophiala dermatitidis NIH/UT8656 XP_009154541.1), whose protein sequence is MASKPDFPPVRCCLFDVDGLLINSEDIYSDITNIILHEYGRPDLPWSIKAQLQGRPKPEAGRIFQEWAQLPISDEEFQKRNAELQMERFKHCKPLPGVVQLLENLRRSTSGDSGRKVHMAVATSSHLNMFTVKTSSDETKPLFASNVFPPSQIVCGDDPRVPKGRGKPLPDIYLTALETVNQAIEASGSGEPPVKPEECLVFEDAVPGCEAGRRAGCRVIWCPHPGLLGEYRGREKEVLAGATGAHKQKDLENAGASRFEDSPGHVGAIDDGWAELLHSLEDFDYEKYGIKVVALLN, encoded by the exons ATGGCTTCGAAACCCGA CTTCCCACCAGTGCGATGCTGTCTCTTTGACGTGGACGGTCTCCTTATCAACTCCGAAGACATCTACAGCGACATAACCAACATTATCCTTCACGAATATGGTCGTCCAGACCTTCCATGGAGCATCAAAGCACAGCTCCAAGGCCGACCGAAGCCCGAGGCCGGTCGCATCTTCCAAGAATGGGCTCAGCTTCCCATTTCCGACGAAGAGTTCCAGAAACGAAACGCCGAACTCCAGATGGAGCGATTCAAGCACTGCAAACCACTGCCTGGTGTCGTCCAACTTTTGGAAAATCTGCGTCGCAGTACGAGCGGGGATTCTGGTCGAAAGGTACACATGGCCGTTGCTACGAGTAGCCATTTGAACATGTTCACTGTGAAGACTAGCAGCGATGAGACTAAACCGCTCTTCGCGTCTAATGTATTCCCACCCTCACAAATTGTCTGTGGTGACGACCCAAGGGTTCCCAAGGGAAGAGGAAAGCCCCTTCCCGATATCTATCTTACCGCGCTGGAGACAGTCAACCAAGCAATCGAAGCCAGTGGTTCGGGAGAGCCACCAGTCAAGCCAGAGGAGTGCTTGGtgtttgaagatgctgtGCCGGGATGTGAAGCTGGGAGACGCGCTGGTTGTCGAGTGATTTGGTGTCCGCATCCTGGGCTGCTTGGCGAGTATCGAGGGCGTGAAAAAGAGGTATTAGCCGGCGCCACTGGCGCGCATAAGCAGAAGGATCTTGAAAATGCTGGTGCAAGCAGGTTTGAAGATAGCCCGGGGCATGTGGGTGCGATTGACGACGGGTGGGCTGAGCTGTTGCATTCGTTGGAGGATTTTGATTACGAAAAATACGGCATCAAGGTCGTCGCACTTTTGAACTGA